The DNA segment TGGCCGCGGCGGCGGGGCGGCCGGCGGTACTCCTGTCCGGCGACCTGGCGCTGCTGCACGACGTGGGCGGGCTCGTGTCCGCGGCACGGGCGCGCGTGCCGCTGACGGTCGTGGTGGTGAACAACGACGGCGGCGGCATCTTCTCCTTCCTGCCGCTGGCGCAAGTGGCGAAGCCGGACGAGTTCGAGGCCCTCTTCGGCACGCCACACGGCGTGGACCTGTCGCACGCGGCGGCGCTCGCGGGCGCCCGCTTCGAGCGGCCCACGACGCCCACGGCCCTGCGCGCGGCGGTGCGCACCGGGCTGGAGGGAGGCCTCCACCTGGTGGAGGTACTGGTGGACCGGTCCACCAACGTGGATGCGCACCGACACCTCTTCGCGCGGATGGCCGCCGCACTGGGAGAAGGACCATGGGCGTGACGCTCGCTTATGACAGCTGGGGTGAAGGCCCCCATACGCTCCTGGCGCTGCACGGCTTCACCGGCAGCGGCGCTACGTTCGAGCACCTGCGTCCGCTGCTGGGCCGCTCCGTGCGAGTGGTGGCGGTGGACCTGCCCGGCCACGGCCGCACGCCGTTGCCGGAGAAGACAGGCCGCGACGGCTTTCTGGAGACGGTGGACGCCGTGGTCCAACTGGCGCGCGAGCTGGGGGGCCAGGTGGATCTGCTCGGCTATTCGCAGGGCGCGCGGGTGGCGCTGGGCGCCGCGGTGCGCGCGCCGGACTGCTTCGGCCGGCTGATCATGGAGAGCGGCTCGCCCGGGCTGCACCGACGCCAGGAGCGCTCGGAGCGGCGCGAGGCCGACGCGAAGCTCGTGGACTTCATCCGCACGAAGGGCGTGGACGCCTTCGTGGAGCGGTGGGAAGCGCTGCCCCTCTTCGACGGGCTGCGCCGCCTGCCGGAGCCGGAGCAGGCCGCGCTGCGCGATCGCCGCAAGGCGTGCACGGCGCAGGGACTGGCCGGAGCGTTGGAGACCCTGGGCCTGGGCGTACAGCCGGATTACTGGCCGGCGCTGCACCGCCAGCGGCTGCCCACGCTGCTGCTCACCGGTGATCAGGACGAGAAGTTCACGACCCTGGCGAGGCGCATGGCGGCGGAGCTGCCGGTGGTGTGGCGCCGCGCCTTCGCGGGGGTCACCCACGCCCCGCACCTGGAGGCGCCGGAGGAGTACGTGCGCGAAGTGCTCTCGTTCCTCCAGACGCCCTGGTACGAAGCGCCGCAGTTCGAACACGCCATCCTGGCGCGAGAGGCGACCCACTCGTGACAACCCTGGTGAGCACCCCTCCCGATGCGGCTCGTCCCCGGCCCACGCTGAAGACGTGGCTGATGGCCGTGCGTCCGAAGACGCTGACGGCGGGCGCGGTGCCGGTGCTGGTGGCCACGGCGCTCGCGTACGGCAACGGCGTGGGGCGCCTGTTGCCGGCGCTCGCGGCGCTCGTGGGCGCGGTGCTGATCCAAATCGGCACCAACTTCATCAACGACTTCTATGACTACAAGAAGGGCGCGGACACCGAGGAGCGCCTGGGGCCCAAGCGCGTGACGCAGAGCGGGCTCATCGCGCCGGGCACGGTGCTGCTGGGCGGCCTCGGGTGCTTCGCGCTGGCGACGCTGGTGGGCCTGTATCTGGTGGCGGTGGGCGGCTTGCCCATCGTGGTCATCGGGGTGGCTTCGCTGCTGTGCGGCTACGCGTACACGGGAGGCCCTTTTCCGCTGGCCTACCTCGGCCTGGGCGACCTGTTCGTGCTCATCTTCTTCGGCATCGTGGCGGTGACGGGCACGTACTACGTGCAGGCCGGCTTCGTGAGCCCGGCGGCCTGGTGGGCGTCGCTGCCGGTGGGCGCCATCGGCACATGTCTCATCGTGGTGAACAACCAGCGCGACGCGAGCACGGACGTGAAGGCCAACAAGCGCACGATGGTGGTGCGCTTCGGCCAGGGCTTTGGCCGCGCGGAGTACGTGCTGCTGCTGGTGGCCTCCTACGTCACGCCGTTCGTGCTGTTCGCCAAGGGCTACGCGAGCGCCTGGGTCTTCTTGCCACTCCTGAGCCTGCCGCTGGTGGTGCCGCCGCTGAAGCTGATGCTGAAGGCGGAGGGCGCGGCGCTCAACCCCGCGCTGGGCGGGACGGCGAAGCTGCAGATGCTGTTCGGGTTGCTGTTCGCGGTCGGCCTGTACCTGCGCTGAAGGAGCGTCATGCGCATCACCGAAGCGACGCTCACCCCGCTGCACCTCACTCTGGCCCAACCCCTGAGTACGGCGAGGGGCACCTACGCCACACGCGACGGGTTCATCGTGCGGCTGCGCGACGAGGAAGGTCGCGTAGGGCAGGGTGAAGCCATGCCTCTGCCGGAGTTCGGCACGGAGTCCCTGGCTACCACGCACACGGTGCTGCGCGGGTGGCTGAGCTCCCTCAAGGGCCAGACGTTGGAGGACAGCATCGAGGGGGTCGAAGCCACGCTCGTCCCGACCGCCAGTGAGGAGGTTCGCCAGCGAGGCGCGCGGATCCGAGGCATCGACCCTGAGGAGCCCGTCCCCGCCGCGCAGCACGGCCTGGAGCTGGCGCTGCTGGATCTGGTGGCCCAGCGCAAGGGCATCCCCCTGTGCTGGCTGCTCGCGGAGGAGGCGCGGCAGGAGGTCCTGGTGAACGCGCTGCTGAGCGCGGAGGAACCGGAGGCCCTTGCCCAGGAAGCGCGAGGGGCGGTGGAGGAGGGCTATCAGACGCTGAAGGTGAAGGTCGCGGGTCGCTCGCTGGACGCGGATGAAGCGCGGGTCCGGGCCGTGCGCGAAGCGGTGGGGGCCCGCGTGCGCCTGCGCCTGGACGCGAACGGCGGCTGGACGGAGCCCGAAGCCAACCGCGCCCTGGATCGGCTGGGTTGGTACGACCTGGAGCTGGTGGAGCAGCCCACGCCGCCGGAGGACCTGCAGGCGCTGTGGCGGGTGCAGCGCCGAGCCCCGTGCATCATCGCCGCGGACGAGACGCTCGCCACGCCCGCAGCGGTGCGAACGCTCCTCACGATGGACCTGGGCGGCGGGCCGGCGGTGGGCGCGGTGGTGATCAAGCCGATGGTGCTCGGGGGGCTGCTGCCCTCCATGGTGGTGGCGCTGCGAGCGGCCCACCTGGGCATGCACGCGTACGTCACCAGCTCCATCGACGGCGTGGTGGCCCGGGCCGGCGCCGCGCATCTGGCCTCCGCGCTGCCCTCGGGAGACCTGGCCTCTGGCCTCGCCGTGGGGCGGCTCTTCGCGGACGAGCCACGGGATCATCCGTATCAACCCCAGCGGGGACTCGTGCGGCTGCGCGACATGCCCGGTCTGGGACTGAGCCCGGACTTCAGCCGGGAACACTGAGCCATGCGCTCGGGCCTTCGTCGCGAAGGCCCGCCGGATTCAACTCTTCGGAGGAGCGAGGCCATGACCTACGACTGCCCCATCCGCGAAGGCGCGCAGCTGCATCCCCATGCGGAAGCACTGCGTTTCGCGGGACAGACCTGGACCTTCCGCGCACTGGACGAAGAGGTGACGCGCTGGACGGAAGCCCTGGCCGCGCGAGGCTTGGACCAGGGGGACCGCGTGGCGCTGCTGTCCACGAGCCACCCGTCGGTGACCTTCCTCTTCTGGGCGCTGGGCCGTCTGGGCGCGATCTTCGCGCCGCTCAATGCCCGGCTCACGCCAGCGGAGCTGCAGCCCCTGATGGAGGACGTCGAGCCCCGGCTCACGCTGGTGCTCGGAGCCCTGCGGGACCGGCTCCCGGAAGCGGAGCTCCTGGACACCTTGACCGAGGGCGTTGCGGCGCAATCCGTGCCCGCCCGCACCTGGGACGCGGACACGTCCCGGGTCATCCTCTTCACCAGCGGAACGACGGGAAGGCCCAAGGGCGCCGTGCTCACGGAAGGTGCCTTCCGTGCCTCATGCCGCGCCTCCGCCGCGAACCTGGGCGCGCACCCCGCGCCGCGCTGGCTGGGCACGCTGCCCCTGTTCCACGTCGGCGGCCTGGCCATGCTCACGCGCACCGCGTACGAGGGCGGCTGCCTCCTCCTGCACGAGCGCTTCGACGCGGACGCCGTCAACCGCGCCATCGACACGGAGGGCGCGTCCCACGCCAGCTTCGTCGCCACCACGTTGGAGCGGGTGCTGGACGCGCGACAGGACCGCACGCTGCCCGCGACCTTCCAATGCGCGCTCATCGGCGGAGGCCCCGTCCCCACGGCCCTACTCACGAGGGCACGCGCTGCGGGACTCCTGGCCCTCCAGACCTACGGACTCACCGAGGCCTGCTCCCAGGTCACCACCGAACGCCCCGGCGAAGCGGATGGCAGCACCGCGGGTCCGCCCCTGCCTGGACTGGAGGTCCGCATCGTCGGGACCGACGGTGAGCCGCTCGGTGAAGGGCACGAAGGGGACGTGGAGGTCCGAGGCCCCACGCTCATGGCCCGCTATTGGCGCCAGCGCGATGCCACGCGCGACGCCTTCCATGACGGCTGGCTGCGCACCCGCGACGTGGGCGTCCTGGACGCGAAGGGGCGACTCACCCTCCTGTCGCGCCGCACGGACCTCATCGTGCGGGGAGGGGAGAACCTCTATCCGGCCGAAATCGAAGCGGTCCTCGCCAACCACCCGGCCATCGCGGAGTCCGCCGTCGTCGGCGTACCGGAGCCGCACTGGGGCGAGGTCCCCGTGGCCTTCGTCGTCTTGCGCCCCGGCCACACCCTCCCCGAGGACCTGGACGCCTGGTGCCGCCAGTCCCTGGCGCGCTTCAAGGTGCCCGCACGCTTTGTTGCAGTTGAAACATTGCCCCGGAACGCCATGAGCAAGGTGGAGCGCTCCGTCCTGAGAAAACAGGCTCGGTCTCATCCCCCGTATCAGCCTGGGTCCTAGCAACCCTGAATTCCGGATGGCTGAGGTTCGCAGGACTCGCTGAGAAGACCTGTCAGGTTGGGTTATAATATTCCGCTGTGGGGGGATCCTGAGAGGAAGCTCAAGGTGAGTACCGCAGTGGAAGCAGTGAAGGTGGAAGGGCAGTCTGAATCGATCCACATCGATGCGCACGCCAGCAAGGCCGCTGGCGCGATGAAGTGCCCCCATCTGGGCGCCCAGTACAACCCGTTCGCGGGACCGCACGTCGAGGATCCACATCCGTTCTACGCGGAGCTGAGACGGGACGCGCCCGTCAGCTACAACCCCATGCTGGGGATGTGGCTGGTGAGCCGTTACGAGGACATCTGCCACGTGCTCAAGGATCCGACGCGCTACTCGTCGGCGGACCTGGGCAACATGGGTTCGGTGCTGTCTCCGGCGACGCTCGCGGTGCTCGCCGAGGGCTATCCCCTGGCGGACAGCCTGATCAACTCGGATCCGCCCGCGCACACCCGGCTGCGCAAGCTGCTGGGCCGCGGCTTCTCCGCCCAGCGCATCGCCGCGCAGGAAGCCCCCATCCGCGCCGTCTCCGAGGAGCTCATCCAGGCCTTCGCGAGCAAGGGACACGCGGACCTGGTGACGGAGTTCGCGTACCCGCTGCCCGTGCGGGTCATCCTGGGCATGGCGGGCGTTCCCCAGGAGGACATGGCGGACATCAAGCGCTGGTGTGACGACTTCTTCCGGATGATCTTCACCCGCGTCCCGCCTGAAGAGCAGCCGCCGCTCGCGCGCAGCTGGGTCACCTACCAGCACTACGTGGCCCGCCTCATCCGCGACCGCACGGACGACCCCCGCGACGACCTGATCAGCTACCTGGTCACCACCGACGCGGATGGCGAAGCGCTCACGCTGCCGGAGCTGATCATCGCCATCGCCGGAAGCATGCTGGCGGCGGGCCACGAAACCACCACCGCGCTGCTCGCCCAGTGCTGGAAGCAGGCCCTGCTCCAGCCCGGCCTCTGGCAGCGGCTGCGCGAGGACCGCTCGCTGGTGCCGCACCTCATCGAGGAGACGCTGCGCTTCGACTCCGTGGCGCACGGCATGATCCGCACCACCATGGAGGACGTGGAGCTCGCGGGTGTCGCGCTGCCCAAGGGCTCGCGGCTACTCCTGCTCTACGCGTCCGGAAGCCGTGACTCCGCGCTGCTCGCGGACGGGGAGCACTTCGACATCTCCCGGCACCACCCGACGCACCTGGGCTTCGGCCGGGGCATCCACTTCTGCATCGGGGCGCCGCTCGCGCGGCTGGAGGCGCTCATCGCCACCAACCTGCTGCTGGATCAGCTCCCGGACCTGAAGCTGGAGGAGAACCCGGACTTCGGCCACACGCAGTCGCTGACCATCCGCACCATCCAGCACCTGCGCGTGAACTGGACCCCCACGGGGACCTGAACGCCACCCTGGAGGCTCCCGTCCCGCCCGTGGTGCCCCCACGGACGGGCCGGGTGCTTCATCCGCGTCTCAGCACTCCGACGCGGGGTGACCCCAGGGGTTGCTGCGCGGGTACTGGCGCAGCAGCGTGCACAGGCGGTGCGCGGCGAGCATCGTCGCGGACGGCCGCGGCGGCTCGGCGTGCATCGCCGTCTGGCCCAACCGGGCCGCCTGCAGTGCCAGCGCGTGCTGGACTTCGGGTGACCAACGCTTGAATTCGAGCCATTCCATGAGCCTGCTCCTCGTTGAAGGAGCGGCCATTGAACCCCCTTCAAACCTGGAAATCACGACGCCCCGCGTCGGCCCGGGGCGTCAGTGACCTCCTGCTGACAGGCCACTCAAGCCTTCGAGGGGGTGGCGGGTCGGCCAATGAGCATCATCAAGCCGAAGGGGTTCCCCGGGTTGGTGAGCCGGTCGATTTCCCAGATGTAGTCGTCGCTCAGTCCGTGGGTGAGCTCGCGCATCTCCTCCACGGAGTACGTGCGCAGACAGGACACCACGCCGTCGAACGCCGCCGCGATGGGGATGAGCGGCATGAGGTAGGTGAGGGCGAGCCTGTCCGCGCGAATGGGGCGGATGAACGGCGTCGTCAGCGGCACGTTGATCAGCGCCGCCGCCGTCATCGCAATGGCCGGCCCGCGCCGCTCCACCAGCTCCATGATGGCGATGCCCCGGCGCTGGGCCACGGCGTCCGCCAGCACCTTGCGCGCCATGTCCGGCGGCAGGTGATGGAACGAATTGCACATGATGCGGAAGCCCTTGTACGTCGCGGGCACCGCGGTCGCGTCCACCGGCGTCGTCACGTAGTCGATGCGGCCCGGGTTCGCCGCCTTCGCCTTCTCGAACGCGGAGATCTCCGGGTACAGGTCCGTCAGGAGCGCCGTCGCCTGGTAGCCCTCCTGCGACTCCAGCATCTCCAGCAGCTTCGGCACCGGCCCCGCGCTGCCGGACGCCATGTCCAACAGCTGCGTCTCGCCCATCTCCGCCATCGCGCCCTTGAGCCGCTTCACGAACTCCGAATAGCGGTCATCCGACAGGCTCCACACGTACGCGAGGAAGTCCGTCACCCCCCGGCGCAGCACCTTCGGGAACCAGGGCTGATCCTCTAATTCAAAAAGTTGCAGTCTGGGCATAATCGCTGGGCGCTCCAAGGGGCTCAGTGGGGGAGACAACTCCCGCACTGTCCCGCAGTCCCGAGCGACGTACAAGGGGCGCCTTCCAGGGGCATCCGCACACATCTGGGTGCCGTGAAACACGGACAAGACCCAGAATCCCTGCCGCCTCCATGAAACTTTGAAGCCTTTCAGGAAATCACTGTGCGAAAGGCAGACAGCGGACTGCGCGTGCTGATCAGCCCTGCAAGGTTTCTGGAGGGGTGCGTTTGATTATCAGGCGGTCGGAATGACGCAGACCGGGTGTTTCTGACTCGGGGGGGCAGGCAGCCAGGATCGCGTCGAAACAGCGTATCCAGAGTGGGGTTGCCGGAGTTTATAGGTATTATTACTTACGACACTGGCGACCGAGGGGGGCTTCGGTCGTCCGGTCGCTCGGTTCAAAACGGATCAGCTCGCACACAACGGGAGGGAGTAATGGCTCCGGAATCTGTTGATGTGATCGTCGTCGGAAGCGGCCCGGTGGGGGCCATGGCGGCGAACCTGCTCGGCCAGTACGGCTTGCGCACCGTGGTCATCGAGAAGGAGACCACCGCGCACACCCAGTCCCGCGCCATCAACGCGGACGACGAAGCGCAGCGCATCTTCCAGGCCGCCGGTCTCACGGGGGAACTGGGGCCGGGTTTCCACCCGTGCCTGAAGATGACCTACGTGGACGACGAGATGCGGATGCTCGCCGAGGTGGACTTCACCAAGGTGGAGCGCCCCAACGGCCACCCCATCGGCTCGCTCTTCAACCAGCCCCGCCTGGAGGCCTCGCTGCACCGGGGCATGGAGCGCTTCGCGCACGTCAGCATGTGGCGTGGCCATGAAGTCGAATCCTTCATGCAGGACGACGAAGGCGTGTCCGTGCGCGTGAAGGACAACGTCAATGGCCGCACCATGACGGTGCGCGCGCGCTACCTGCTCGCGTGCGACGGCGCCAAGAGCGGCATCCGCCGCCGGCTGGGCCTGAAGCTGGAGGGCACCACGGCGCTGGAGCATGCGCTGGCCGTCTCCGTGGAGACGCAGTCGTCCGCGCCGGACTTCACCTACTACCCCTGCGGCCCGGAGCGCGTGGGCATCGTGACGCGCACCGCGCACGACGAGATCCGCTTCGACACGCTGGTGAAGCCGGGGCAGGACCTGGAGCACGTGAAGACGCCCGAATACGTGCGCGGCATCATCGCGCCCTTCATTGACCCGGACACCGTGAAGGTGAAGAGCGTCAACCTCTACGCCTACCACAGCCGCATGGCGGAGAAGTGGCGCGTGGGCCGGGTGTTCCTGCTCGGGGACGCTGCGCACCTCATGCCGCCGTTCCTGGGGCAGGGCCTGTGCTCCGGCCTGCGCGACGCGGCGAACCTCACCTGGAAGCTGGCGCACGTGCTGGGCGGCGCCGCGGACGCGTCGCTCCTGGACACCTACGAGGTGGAGCGTCGGCCGCACGCCGCGGAGATGATGCGGATGTCGGACGCGCTGGGCTCGATGCTGGCGTCGGGCGGCCCGTTCATGGCCCGCGCGCGCAACGCCTTCATCAAGCTGCTGTACCACATGCCCGTCACCGGCCCCTTCATCCGCGAGTACAAGATGAAGCCGAACCTCTTCCACGCGGAGGGATTCGTCTTCGGCGGCAAGCGCGGCAAGTCCAAGCAGGCGGCGGAAGGCGCCTACTTCCCGCAGCCGCGCGTGGAGCACGGCGAGGAAGGGGAGCGACCGTTGGATGACGTCATCGGCCAGCGCTTCGCGGTGCTGACGCGGCCGGGTGCGCCCGCGGACGTCCAGCAGGCGGCCAAGGCGCTGGCGGAGGACATCGGCGGCGTGTGGCTGTCCGTGGCGCCGGCGGCGCGCTCCGGCGCGGGCCGCTCCGGCGAGGTGGTGGACCTGGAGGGCAAGCTGGGCGAGTGGTTCGCCCAGCACGGCTCGGACCTGGTCGTCCTGCGCCCGGACCGCTACGTCTACGCGGCCACGAACAGCGCGGGTGTCGCGCAGGTCCACGCTTCGCTGAAGCAGGCCGTCCGCGCGCTCACCCGCTGGGGCAACCGGGGTTCCCGGCGGGCGGCGCAGCTCGGGGCCTGAGGCTTCTCAGGCGGTGGCGGCCTGGAGGATCTGCCGGGCCTTCGCCATGCAGTCGCCGTAGAAGCGCAGGTAGATGTCCAGGGCACGGGCGCCCGTCTTCGCGATGGTCGCCGCGTGCTCGGGCTTCTGGCCCAGCAGCTTGTTGAGCATGACCTCGTTGAGCGCCGTGTGGCCCACGTCCAGCTCCACGTGCTCCTTGATGAACGACAGCGAGTTCATCACGTCCGGGCCCAGCACGGCCTTGCACTGCTCGATGAGGCGGGGCGCGAACACCACCGACAGGTTTTCGATCTCGTACTCGATGGCGACCTGGCCGCCCGGCATGGGGCCCGCGATGGTCTCCTCGTGGATCTGCCGGTACTCCTGCATGGCCGGGGTGGGGGCCTGCGCCATCAGGGCCTCCGCGTCCAACTTGGGAAAGCGGCGGGCGTTCCAGCTGGCCACCAGGTTCTTCGTGTCCTCCACCATCATCAGGTGGTGACCGGCCTCGTGCTTGGCGTGGGTGATGAGCTTCTCGCCCACGTCCACCATCCCCGCCTTCACACAGGCCTCACCGGCGCGGCGGATCCACCCGTCCACGGGCTCCGTCATGTAGACGCCCAGGGCACACAGCTGGATGAGGAAGGCCTCCAGCAGGGCGGGCTCCACGTTGGGGTCCAGCAGCGTCGTCACGTGGGGACCGGTCGCCAGCAGGTGACGGACGTCGGTGACGTGGGGGAGGTACTGCTCTTCGACGAGGGGCTTGGTCATGGGGGGAATCCTCAACGGGAGTGGGCACCACGGCGCCCGATGGTGAGTTCGCTGATGTGCTCCAGGAAGTCCGGAACGAGCTTGGCGGAGATGATCCACAGGTAGGGATCCGGCCCGTCGTGCAGGCCGCACTCCTGCACGTAGTCGCCGCCCTCGTCCTCGCGCAGATAGAGGAAGGAGGGGCGGTTGCGCCCGGCGTACCAGCGGCGCGCCGCGTCCAGGAGCGCCGAGTACGCGCGCGTTCCATCCCCCAGCAGGGAGAACAGGCGCGTGTTGTCCAGCAGGCGGAAGAGGTTCGCGCCCAGCTGGCCCAGCTCCA comes from the Corallococcus exiguus genome and includes:
- the menC gene encoding o-succinylbenzoate synthase, which produces MRITEATLTPLHLTLAQPLSTARGTYATRDGFIVRLRDEEGRVGQGEAMPLPEFGTESLATTHTVLRGWLSSLKGQTLEDSIEGVEATLVPTASEEVRQRGARIRGIDPEEPVPAAQHGLELALLDLVAQRKGIPLCWLLAEEARQEVLVNALLSAEEPEALAQEARGAVEEGYQTLKVKVAGRSLDADEARVRAVREAVGARVRLRLDANGGWTEPEANRALDRLGWYDLELVEQPTPPEDLQALWRVQRRAPCIIAADETLATPAAVRTLLTMDLGGGPAVGAVVIKPMVLGGLLPSMVVALRAAHLGMHAYVTSSIDGVVARAGAAHLASALPSGDLASGLAVGRLFADEPRDHPYQPQRGLVRLRDMPGLGLSPDFSREH
- the menE gene encoding o-succinylbenzoate--CoA ligase, translating into MTYDCPIREGAQLHPHAEALRFAGQTWTFRALDEEVTRWTEALAARGLDQGDRVALLSTSHPSVTFLFWALGRLGAIFAPLNARLTPAELQPLMEDVEPRLTLVLGALRDRLPEAELLDTLTEGVAAQSVPARTWDADTSRVILFTSGTTGRPKGAVLTEGAFRASCRASAANLGAHPAPRWLGTLPLFHVGGLAMLTRTAYEGGCLLLHERFDADAVNRAIDTEGASHASFVATTLERVLDARQDRTLPATFQCALIGGGPVPTALLTRARAAGLLALQTYGLTEACSQVTTERPGEADGSTAGPPLPGLEVRIVGTDGEPLGEGHEGDVEVRGPTLMARYWRQRDATRDAFHDGWLRTRDVGVLDAKGRLTLLSRRTDLIVRGGENLYPAEIEAVLANHPAIAESAVVGVPEPHWGEVPVAFVVLRPGHTLPEDLDAWCRQSLARFKVPARFVAVETLPRNAMSKVERSVLRKQARSHPPYQPGS
- the menH gene encoding 2-succinyl-6-hydroxy-2,4-cyclohexadiene-1-carboxylate synthase translates to MGVTLAYDSWGEGPHTLLALHGFTGSGATFEHLRPLLGRSVRVVAVDLPGHGRTPLPEKTGRDGFLETVDAVVQLARELGGQVDLLGYSQGARVALGAAVRAPDCFGRLIMESGSPGLHRRQERSERREADAKLVDFIRTKGVDAFVERWEALPLFDGLRRLPEPEQAALRDRRKACTAQGLAGALETLGLGVQPDYWPALHRQRLPTLLLTGDQDEKFTTLARRMAAELPVVWRRAFAGVTHAPHLEAPEEYVREVLSFLQTPWYEAPQFEHAILAREATHS
- a CDS encoding 1,4-dihydroxy-2-naphthoate polyprenyltransferase; this encodes MTTLVSTPPDAARPRPTLKTWLMAVRPKTLTAGAVPVLVATALAYGNGVGRLLPALAALVGAVLIQIGTNFINDFYDYKKGADTEERLGPKRVTQSGLIAPGTVLLGGLGCFALATLVGLYLVAVGGLPIVVIGVASLLCGYAYTGGPFPLAYLGLGDLFVLIFFGIVAVTGTYYVQAGFVSPAAWWASLPVGAIGTCLIVVNNQRDASTDVKANKRTMVVRFGQGFGRAEYVLLLVASYVTPFVLFAKGYASAWVFLPLLSLPLVVPPLKLMLKAEGAALNPALGGTAKLQMLFGLLFAVGLYLR
- a CDS encoding class I SAM-dependent methyltransferase; translated protein: MPRLQLFELEDQPWFPKVLRRGVTDFLAYVWSLSDDRYSEFVKRLKGAMAEMGETQLLDMASGSAGPVPKLLEMLESQEGYQATALLTDLYPEISAFEKAKAANPGRIDYVTTPVDATAVPATYKGFRIMCNSFHHLPPDMARKVLADAVAQRRGIAIMELVERRGPAIAMTAAALINVPLTTPFIRPIRADRLALTYLMPLIPIAAAFDGVVSCLRTYSVEEMRELTHGLSDDYIWEIDRLTNPGNPFGLMMLIGRPATPSKA
- the mhpA gene encoding bifunctional 3-(3-hydroxy-phenyl)propionate/3-hydroxycinnamic acid hydroxylase MhpA — its product is MAPESVDVIVVGSGPVGAMAANLLGQYGLRTVVIEKETTAHTQSRAINADDEAQRIFQAAGLTGELGPGFHPCLKMTYVDDEMRMLAEVDFTKVERPNGHPIGSLFNQPRLEASLHRGMERFAHVSMWRGHEVESFMQDDEGVSVRVKDNVNGRTMTVRARYLLACDGAKSGIRRRLGLKLEGTTALEHALAVSVETQSSAPDFTYYPCGPERVGIVTRTAHDEIRFDTLVKPGQDLEHVKTPEYVRGIIAPFIDPDTVKVKSVNLYAYHSRMAEKWRVGRVFLLGDAAHLMPPFLGQGLCSGLRDAANLTWKLAHVLGGAADASLLDTYEVERRPHAAEMMRMSDALGSMLASGGPFMARARNAFIKLLYHMPVTGPFIREYKMKPNLFHAEGFVFGGKRGKSKQAAEGAYFPQPRVEHGEEGERPLDDVIGQRFAVLTRPGAPADVQQAAKALAEDIGGVWLSVAPAARSGAGRSGEVVDLEGKLGEWFAQHGSDLVVLRPDRYVYAATNSAGVAQVHASLKQAVRALTRWGNRGSRRAAQLGA
- a CDS encoding cytochrome P450 yields the protein MSTAVEAVKVEGQSESIHIDAHASKAAGAMKCPHLGAQYNPFAGPHVEDPHPFYAELRRDAPVSYNPMLGMWLVSRYEDICHVLKDPTRYSSADLGNMGSVLSPATLAVLAEGYPLADSLINSDPPAHTRLRKLLGRGFSAQRIAAQEAPIRAVSEELIQAFASKGHADLVTEFAYPLPVRVILGMAGVPQEDMADIKRWCDDFFRMIFTRVPPEEQPPLARSWVTYQHYVARLIRDRTDDPRDDLISYLVTTDADGEALTLPELIIAIAGSMLAAGHETTTALLAQCWKQALLQPGLWQRLREDRSLVPHLIEETLRFDSVAHGMIRTTMEDVELAGVALPKGSRLLLLYASGSRDSALLADGEHFDISRHHPTHLGFGRGIHFCIGAPLARLEALIATNLLLDQLPDLKLEENPDFGHTQSLTIRTIQHLRVNWTPTGT